A genome region from Candidatus Poribacteria bacterium includes the following:
- a CDS encoding zinc-binding alcohol dehydrogenase: MPKELVAIAPRQPVLREYEDGPVPADSVRVQVEFGAPKRGTELTAYYGYNSANFPMGLGNMCVGKIIEIGDEVEGFEIGERITSHGHLKETHTWRAGSVLKMPDHMTWKEAVCYDPLHFAMSAIRDGKVRVGERVAVFGLGAIGLMTVQMARVAGADFVAAVDPLERRRRVAEKTGAELVIDPTASNTGEVLKEATGGLGVDVAVETSAVYPALDDALRSVTFEGTIVYAGRAKECTGGLDLGAVAHVNIPNIIFARANSDPNRDHPRWNFRRIVDTCWKWLEEGRFDCEGVVDPVVPFEDSVEAYIEMDNHPERSVKLGVSFG; encoded by the coding sequence ATGCCAAAAGAATTAGTAGCTATCGCCCCTCGGCAACCCGTCTTGAGGGAGTACGAGGATGGTCCCGTCCCCGCGGATAGCGTCCGCGTTCAAGTCGAATTCGGCGCACCCAAACGCGGCACCGAACTGACAGCATACTACGGATACAACAGCGCAAATTTTCCGATGGGACTGGGGAATATGTGCGTCGGAAAAATTATTGAAATCGGGGACGAGGTTGAAGGTTTTGAGATTGGGGAACGCATCACCAGCCACGGGCACCTCAAAGAAACGCATACCTGGCGCGCAGGTAGCGTCCTCAAGATGCCCGACCACATGACATGGAAAGAGGCGGTCTGCTATGATCCATTACACTTTGCCATGTCTGCGATTCGTGATGGAAAAGTCCGCGTTGGTGAGCGGGTCGCTGTTTTTGGATTGGGTGCCATTGGATTGATGACGGTGCAGATGGCACGGGTCGCAGGGGCTGATTTCGTCGCTGCTGTGGACCCGCTCGAAAGACGGCGGAGAGTCGCCGAAAAGACCGGCGCGGAACTTGTTATTGATCCCACTGCCTCCAATACTGGCGAAGTGCTCAAAGAAGCGACGGGTGGGCTTGGCGTTGATGTGGCTGTAGAAACCAGTGCAGTCTACCCAGCACTTGATGACGCGCTCCGCAGCGTCACTTTTGAAGGAACAATCGTCTACGCTGGACGCGCAAAAGAATGCACAGGTGGACTCGACCTCGGTGCTGTCGCGCACGTTAACATTCCGAATATCATCTTTGCGCGTGCTAACAGCGACCCGAACCGCGATCATCCACGTTGGAATTTCAGACGTATTGTTGATACTTGCTGGAAATGGCTTGAAGAAGGGCGATTTGACTGTGAAGGTGTCGTTGACCCGGTCGTACCGTTTGAAGATTCCGTTGAAGCATACATAGAGATGGACAATCACCCCGAACGGAGTGTCAAATTGGGAGTGTCCTTTGGGTAG
- a CDS encoding EamA family transporter: protein MAFTSIALILLSAFCHALWNFYSKSSRDTRILFFWCGFYTVAIALVAFGIKQPVIPKSVWVYIAGSALVHLFYRLFLTHAYTVGEISFVYPITRAAPAFLPLFAFIFLNERISAQGLIGILCVMASIVLCQQREARIQFKTFLRFLREPDALWAYATLASVIGYSLIDKQGMSEFHRYSTDVPLWRAVTYYLMENSISQVFYGLSCLARFPHQQIAEIGRTEWKRSLVVVGLSLTSYSLILYVLMTEKVSYVTAVRQCSVIFVVLLGGYALKEAYTKRRLIAAVVMVLGIFLIAYQ from the coding sequence ATGGCATTTACTTCAATTGCTTTAATTCTGTTGTCAGCATTTTGCCACGCTTTATGGAATTTCTATAGCAAATCCAGCAGAGACACACGCATCCTCTTTTTTTGGTGTGGGTTTTACACCGTAGCGATAGCACTCGTTGCCTTTGGTATCAAGCAACCGGTAATTCCCAAATCCGTATGGGTCTATATTGCTGGTTCCGCACTGGTTCATCTGTTCTACCGTCTGTTTTTGACGCATGCCTATACAGTTGGCGAGATTTCGTTTGTTTATCCGATTACGCGCGCTGCACCAGCATTCTTACCACTATTTGCCTTTATTTTTCTCAACGAACGCATTTCCGCACAAGGCTTGATAGGTATCCTATGTGTGATGGCATCCATAGTACTCTGTCAACAACGCGAAGCACGTATCCAATTCAAAACGTTCCTTCGCTTCCTTCGCGAACCGGATGCGCTCTGGGCTTATGCAACCCTGGCAAGCGTCATTGGATATTCACTGATAGACAAGCAGGGGATGTCCGAATTTCATCGCTATTCTACGGATGTTCCTTTGTGGCGAGCCGTGACCTACTATTTAATGGAGAACAGTATCTCGCAAGTCTTTTACGGTCTGTCCTGCCTCGCCCGGTTTCCACACCAGCAGATTGCAGAGATTGGACGAACAGAATGGAAGCGGAGTCTTGTTGTTGTTGGACTTTCATTGACCTCCTATTCGCTCATCCTCTACGTTTTGATGACAGAAAAGGTTAGTTATGTGACCGCGGTTCGGCAGTGTTCTGTCATCTTCGTTGTCTTGCTCGGTGGGTACGCCTTGAAAGAGGCGTATACAAAACGCCGCTTGATCGCAGCTGTCGTGATGGTACTTGGCATTTTTTTGATTGCATATCAGTAG
- a CDS encoding cyclase family protein: MFKKWKKYQPFILFGLVFGVLALTATVTLTQESWFPSEWGADDRRGAVNRLTPEKVLEAASLIKTGEVFQLGRVYESGIPVFGTRHYSLRIPAMSGPLGENKTTWFEEIFSGEIGQIGTQFDGLGHIGIGDLYYNGLDQHDFAKAEGLTELGVENVGPIVTRGVLIDVAGYKGVEVLGDSYEITRADLEGALKKQGVEITPGDVVIIHTGWGKFWMIDNDRYGTTEPGIGLEAGQYLVDQKIVMLCADNWGIEVVPNPDETLAFPVHQLFIVKHGIYNLENIITEELAAAKVYEFAFSFAPLRLKGATGSPGNPIAIR; encoded by the coding sequence ATGTTCAAAAAATGGAAAAAATACCAGCCTTTTATTCTGTTTGGGCTTGTCTTTGGCGTACTTGCCCTCACAGCAACCGTTACCCTCACACAAGAATCGTGGTTCCCTTCCGAATGGGGGGCGGATGATCGGCGCGGTGCCGTCAACCGTCTAACACCAGAGAAAGTATTGGAAGCAGCGAGTCTGATTAAAACCGGTGAAGTCTTTCAACTCGGTAGAGTTTATGAGAGTGGTATTCCTGTCTTTGGGACGCGGCACTATAGTTTACGAATTCCGGCGATGTCAGGACCTCTCGGTGAAAACAAAACAACGTGGTTCGAGGAAATCTTCAGCGGCGAAATCGGTCAGATCGGCACCCAATTCGATGGTCTCGGGCACATCGGGATCGGCGACCTCTACTACAACGGGTTAGACCAGCACGATTTCGCCAAAGCCGAAGGACTCACGGAACTCGGTGTTGAGAATGTGGGCCCCATTGTAACGCGAGGTGTGCTAATTGATGTCGCTGGCTATAAAGGCGTTGAAGTCCTCGGCGATAGTTATGAGATTACACGCGCCGACCTGGAGGGTGCCCTGAAGAAGCAGGGGGTCGAGATTACCCCCGGCGATGTCGTTATCATCCACACCGGTTGGGGTAAATTCTGGATGATAGATAATGATCGTTACGGCACCACAGAACCCGGCATTGGCTTGGAAGCAGGGCAATACCTCGTTGATCAGAAAATTGTGATGCTGTGTGCCGATAATTGGGGCATCGAGGTCGTCCCGAACCCTGATGAAACGCTTGCGTTTCCGGTGCATCAACTGTTTATTGTCAAACACGGTATTTACAATCTTGAAAATATCATCACAGAGGAGTTAGCGGCGGCGAAGGTTTACGAGTTCGCCTTCAGTTTCGCACCGCTGCGTCTCAAAGGCGCGACGGGTTCCCCCGGCAATCCGATCGCCATTCGATAG
- a CDS encoding methyltransferase domain-containing protein, with translation MKRIVEPEVMDTAEAAEAYDAMGHGEVDQAFVNRVVALGASTGHFLDVGTGPAQIPILLAQCCPNIHITAIDLSEEMLKIAKRHVADAGLTDRITLELVDAKTLPYPDNTFDGLISNSIVHHIHDAMKALQEMGRVARPKGVVLIRDLIRPETPADAQTFVDLYAADDTPYQQKLYYDSFRAAFTTAEVDEMLTQIDMPDAVVVQSTDRHWSIERVG, from the coding sequence ATGAAACGAATTGTAGAACCGGAAGTTATGGACACAGCGGAAGCCGCCGAGGCATACGATGCGATGGGGCACGGGGAGGTTGACCAAGCCTTTGTTAACCGCGTTGTCGCACTCGGTGCCAGCACTGGACATTTTCTTGATGTCGGCACCGGTCCCGCCCAGATACCCATCCTCCTCGCGCAATGCTGTCCCAATATCCACATCACCGCCATCGACCTATCCGAAGAGATGCTAAAAATAGCCAAACGCCACGTCGCAGATGCCGGTCTCACCGATAGGATAACCCTTGAACTCGTCGATGCCAAAACCTTACCCTATCCCGACAATACCTTTGACGGACTCATCTCCAACAGCATCGTGCATCACATCCACGACGCGATGAAAGCACTCCAAGAGATGGGCAGAGTTGCGCGGCCCAAAGGGGTTGTTCTCATCCGCGACCTCATCCGCCCTGAAACACCCGCAGATGCACAAACCTTTGTGGATCTATATGCCGCAGATGACACCCCATATCAACAGAAGTTGTACTATGACTCCTTCCGCGCCGCCTTCACCACTGCCGAAGTCGATGAAATGCTGACCCAGATAGACATGCCGGATGCGGTTGTCGTTCAAAGCACCGATAGGCATTGGTCGATTGAGCGTGTTGGATGA